A stretch of Vicinamibacterales bacterium DNA encodes these proteins:
- a CDS encoding DoxX family protein — protein sequence MDKLLAPFRPHIYALLRIAAGFLFFQHGLPKLFGGFGRTAPVELMSQMGLAGLIEVLGGAMIALGLFTGPVAFIASGEMAVAYFQAHAPSGFWPIVNNGELAALYSFLFLYVAAVGSGKWSIDAIRK from the coding sequence ATGGACAAGCTGCTCGCCCCCTTCCGCCCCCATATCTACGCCCTGCTGCGCATCGCGGCCGGCTTTCTCTTCTTCCAGCACGGTCTCCCCAAGCTGTTTGGCGGGTTCGGGCGAACCGCGCCGGTGGAGCTGATGTCACAGATGGGCTTGGCCGGGCTGATCGAAGTCCTGGGCGGCGCGATGATTGCCCTTGGCCTGTTCACCGGACCGGTCGCCTTCATTGCCAGCGGCGAGATGGCCGTCGCCTACTTCCAGGCCCACGCCCCGAGCGGCTTCTGGCCCATCGTCAACAACGGTGAACTGGCGGCGCTCTACAGCTTCCTGTTCCTGTACGTCGCGGCGGTCGGGTCCGGCAAGTGGAGCATCGACGCCATTCGCAAGTAA
- a CDS encoding ABC transporter permease, whose translation MADWTAAFTYAFRTLRRQPTFVLVSVLTLALGIGANTAIFSVIKTVVLNPLPYEDPEKIAVLWEVNPDGNQGPVSIPTFEDWKRDSTSLESLAAYRHVDFSYKGNGDPQNLPGLRATPDLFNVLKSNAALGRTFTADEAVPGADRVVVLSHGFWTRVLAADRGIIGKTIQMDAVPFTVVGVMPPSFEFPTATKVEAWTPLAFDPKDMHGRSRRARSLTVIGRIAQGATPQQAQQEVSLLAGRIASEFKDSNDGWGARVVAAHEQLVGASRPALMVLMGAVGFLLLIVCANMANLLLARLSSRRREMAVRGALGASRWEVAKPIVAESLLLSLAGGAFGLLAAFGGLRLLATLPEGQMPRMDQIHLDGGVLLFTTVISIGVALAFGLLPALHASRQDLRDNLQESTGSTGSPYARRLLSGLVVIEVALALVLLVGAGLMTRSFSKLMQVSPGFDSTNLIAARVLLPTTKYQRATQVRFYEDVIERMRRAPGVTAASAVSAMPLHDVGAASALPFNVEGQQPPPTEDPLADVRIVAPGYFETMRIKLLEGRFLDERDAEVGPRTSVINETMARRYFPDRSPLGQIIQNPHGKSEVVGVVGDVHNQGLDTDPKKQVYLPMKQSPTAGMAVVARTNQDPMTVANTIQRVIWDVDPGQPIYELSTMDQILARAVFLPRLSTTLLALFALAALLLAALGIYGVLSYSVSQRTKEIGLRMALGASGGNTVTLVVKSSVILVAIGGVVGLVAATLLARSMQGILYGVGPFDVPSFALAATTLMIAGVAASVLPALRTTRVDPMIALREQ comes from the coding sequence ATGGCCGACTGGACCGCCGCCTTCACCTACGCCTTCCGCACTCTCCGCCGCCAGCCCACCTTCGTGCTGGTGTCGGTGCTCACGCTCGCTCTCGGCATTGGCGCCAACACCGCCATTTTCAGCGTGATCAAGACGGTGGTCCTCAACCCGCTGCCCTACGAGGACCCTGAGAAGATCGCGGTGCTGTGGGAGGTGAACCCCGACGGCAACCAGGGGCCGGTGTCGATCCCGACGTTCGAAGACTGGAAGCGCGACAGCACGAGCCTCGAGTCGCTCGCTGCGTATCGCCATGTGGACTTCTCCTACAAGGGCAACGGCGATCCGCAAAACCTGCCCGGCCTGCGCGCGACGCCGGACCTGTTCAACGTGCTCAAGAGCAACGCCGCGTTGGGGCGGACGTTCACCGCCGACGAAGCCGTGCCCGGCGCCGATCGCGTGGTCGTGTTGAGCCACGGCTTCTGGACGCGCGTGCTCGCCGCCGATCGCGGCATCATCGGCAAGACCATCCAGATGGACGCGGTGCCGTTCACCGTGGTCGGCGTGATGCCGCCGTCGTTCGAGTTCCCGACGGCGACCAAGGTGGAAGCGTGGACGCCGCTCGCGTTCGATCCCAAGGACATGCACGGGCGCTCGCGCCGGGCGCGCTCGCTCACGGTGATCGGCCGCATCGCGCAGGGCGCCACCCCGCAACAGGCCCAGCAGGAAGTGAGCTTGCTGGCCGGCCGCATCGCCAGCGAGTTCAAAGACAGCAACGACGGCTGGGGCGCCCGCGTGGTGGCGGCGCACGAACAACTGGTCGGCGCATCGCGGCCGGCGCTGATGGTGCTGATGGGCGCCGTCGGCTTCCTCCTGCTGATCGTCTGCGCCAACATGGCCAACCTCCTCCTCGCGCGGCTCTCGAGCCGTCGCCGCGAGATGGCGGTGCGCGGTGCGCTCGGTGCGAGCCGATGGGAGGTCGCCAAGCCGATCGTCGCGGAGAGCCTGCTGCTGTCGTTGGCGGGCGGCGCGTTCGGCCTGCTCGCCGCCTTCGGCGGACTGCGGCTGCTCGCGACGCTGCCCGAGGGCCAGATGCCGCGGATGGATCAAATCCACCTCGATGGCGGCGTCCTGCTGTTCACCACCGTGATCTCGATCGGCGTGGCGCTTGCCTTCGGCCTGTTGCCGGCGCTGCACGCCTCGCGCCAGGACCTGCGCGACAACCTGCAGGAATCCACGGGATCGACGGGCAGCCCGTACGCGCGCCGGCTGCTCAGCGGACTCGTGGTGATCGAAGTGGCCCTCGCGCTCGTGCTGCTGGTGGGCGCCGGACTGATGACGCGCAGCTTCTCCAAGCTGATGCAGGTCAGCCCCGGCTTCGACTCCACCAACCTGATTGCCGCGCGCGTGTTGCTGCCCACCACGAAGTATCAGCGGGCGACGCAGGTGCGGTTCTACGAAGACGTGATCGAGCGGATGCGCCGCGCCCCCGGCGTGACCGCGGCCTCGGCGGTGTCGGCCATGCCGCTGCACGACGTCGGCGCCGCCAGCGCGCTGCCGTTCAACGTGGAAGGGCAGCAGCCGCCCCCCACCGAAGATCCCCTCGCCGACGTCCGCATTGTCGCGCCCGGTTACTTCGAGACCATGCGGATCAAGCTGCTCGAGGGCCGCTTCCTCGACGAGCGCGATGCCGAGGTGGGCCCGCGCACCAGCGTGATCAACGAGACGATGGCGCGGCGGTACTTCCCGGATCGCAGCCCGCTGGGGCAGATCATCCAGAACCCGCACGGCAAGAGCGAGGTGGTGGGCGTGGTCGGCGACGTGCACAACCAGGGGTTGGACACCGATCCGAAGAAGCAGGTCTACCTGCCGATGAAGCAGAGCCCGACGGCCGGCATGGCGGTGGTGGCGCGGACCAACCAGGACCCGATGACGGTGGCCAACACCATCCAGCGCGTGATCTGGGATGTCGATCCGGGGCAGCCGATCTACGAGCTGAGCACGATGGACCAGATTCTCGCGCGCGCCGTGTTCCTGCCGCGCCTCAGCACGACGCTGCTGGCGCTGTTCGCGCTGGCCGCGCTGCTGCTCGCCGCGCTCGGCATCTACGGCGTGCTGTCGTACTCGGTGTCGCAGCGGACGAAAGAGATCGGGTTGCGCATGGCGCTCGGCGCGTCGGGCGGCAATACGGTGACGCTGGTGGTGAAGAGCAGCGTGATCCTGGTCGCCATTGGCGGCGTCGTCGGCCTGGTGGCCGCCACGCTGCTGGCGCGGTCGATGCAGGGCATCCTCTACGGCGTGGGCCCGTTCGACGTGCCGTCGTTTGCCCTGGCCGCAACCACGCTGATGATCGCCGGCGTCGCCGCCAGCGTGCTGCCGGCGCTGCGGACGACACGGGTTGATCCGATGATCGCGTTGCGCGAGCAGTAA
- a CDS encoding TonB-dependent receptor, whose translation MTHRARLALAVLFLLVFTASAFAQIDTGVIVGRVVDDSGAVLPGVSVVAIQDGTGVSATSVTNARGEFIFSGLRVGTYSVTAELQGFRRAARPGVRVSVQSRTQVDLQLSVGALTEEVVVTGRAELLQTQSADIGNVVDARQVRDLPLLGRRYSELAFLSPGVVAAPAGITSRGEDTFFNANGNYATWNNYTLDGADNNSFSTNLQERSPQVVQPPVDALSEFKVQTRTYSAEFGKAAGAVINASVKQGTNKYSGSLFAFLRDESLNANTWDNNRAGRAKGPFNQLIAGGTFGGPLVRGKTFFFGDYQSSRTERALSQTATVPTARMRAGDLGELTGNMVASNPFVPAGCVDAVNKIINRSCIDPVAAKLIGLYPAPNVPGTGFFNNNFISNGILNNDVDQFDIRVDHSLSAGRDHVFARYSFQNTNRIEPPLLDDPVASGDFASDILNRGQSAVAGWSRVFGSSLFNEVRASYNKVRSDVVHPAFGIDANAEYGIKGVPKDPRFYGGLPHMPVARFARLGGPFFRPQFQDSQVFQVSENLTWQKGSHALKAGAEFRRDLLNYIDLRSLNGELGFNDGRYTGFGLGDFLLGLSSTQRLTLFHEPDLYANGWQFYVQDSWRVRSDLTVTAGVRYEMFTPLLDKQNLLTNIEPATGRVFTAKDGSLFDRALVHPDRNDIAPRVGVSWSVSPRLVVRGGFGIFYQQTDRYGSESQLGLNLPQLVDASITANSANDAPAFTFAQGFTPLTPATVNPAIVQWRIQDPNQDTPIVRQFSFGPEFQFAGSMVGAIEYVGNRTRNGRRLRNLNEGIISGGTVTFPYAQYGYGSAYLEQIVTNGRADYDALQARMQRRMSGGLSYTVAYTWSKAQGDFLDHLSAGGGAVGNAPGSTYAMEKDYGLLAFDIPHRLVTSFIYELPFGPGRRFATAGVAGAIVGGWSVNGILTLSDGRPFTVTTTDQAGTGPGRIARANCVGDAVPDSFNQTLASWMDPAAFAATTTRTYGNCANNTVRGPGSKSMNLSIFRSIAFGGEKRAELRVETFNLFNWVNYGFPAANISNLGTFGRITSSIGDQREIQLALKFYF comes from the coding sequence ATGACGCACCGTGCTCGCCTTGCCCTGGCTGTACTCTTCCTCCTGGTTTTCACGGCGTCCGCATTCGCCCAGATTGACACCGGCGTCATCGTCGGCCGGGTGGTTGACGACAGCGGCGCGGTGCTGCCGGGTGTGAGCGTGGTCGCGATTCAGGACGGCACCGGCGTGTCGGCCACGTCGGTGACCAACGCGCGCGGCGAGTTCATATTTTCCGGGCTTCGCGTCGGCACCTACAGCGTGACCGCCGAACTCCAGGGTTTCCGGCGCGCGGCGCGCCCCGGCGTGCGCGTGAGCGTGCAATCACGGACGCAGGTGGACCTGCAGCTGAGCGTGGGGGCGCTGACCGAGGAAGTGGTGGTGACGGGCCGCGCCGAGCTGCTGCAGACCCAGTCCGCCGACATCGGCAACGTCGTCGATGCGCGCCAGGTGCGCGACCTGCCGCTGCTGGGCCGCCGGTATTCCGAGCTGGCCTTCCTGTCGCCGGGCGTCGTCGCGGCGCCGGCCGGCATCACCAGCCGCGGCGAAGACACCTTCTTCAACGCCAACGGCAACTACGCCACCTGGAACAACTACACGCTCGACGGCGCCGACAACAATTCGTTTTCCACCAACCTACAGGAACGCAGCCCGCAGGTGGTGCAGCCGCCGGTTGACGCGCTGTCGGAATTCAAGGTGCAGACCCGCACCTACTCGGCGGAGTTCGGCAAGGCAGCGGGCGCGGTCATCAACGCCTCGGTCAAGCAGGGCACCAACAAGTACAGCGGTTCGCTGTTCGCCTTTCTCCGGGACGAGTCGCTGAACGCCAACACCTGGGACAACAACCGCGCCGGCCGCGCCAAGGGGCCCTTCAACCAGTTGATCGCCGGCGGCACCTTCGGCGGCCCACTGGTGCGCGGCAAGACGTTTTTCTTCGGGGATTACCAGTCGTCGCGGACCGAGCGGGCCCTGTCGCAAACCGCGACCGTGCCCACCGCGCGCATGCGGGCCGGCGACCTGGGCGAGCTGACCGGCAACATGGTGGCGAGCAACCCGTTCGTGCCGGCGGGATGCGTGGATGCGGTGAACAAGATCATCAACCGTTCCTGCATCGACCCGGTGGCGGCGAAGCTGATTGGCCTGTACCCGGCGCCCAACGTGCCCGGCACCGGCTTCTTCAACAACAACTTCATTTCCAACGGCATCCTGAACAACGACGTCGATCAGTTCGACATCCGCGTCGACCACAGCCTGTCGGCGGGCCGCGATCACGTGTTCGCCCGTTACAGCTTCCAGAACACCAACCGCATCGAGCCGCCGCTGCTGGACGACCCGGTCGCCTCCGGCGATTTCGCCAGCGACATCCTGAACCGCGGGCAGAGCGCGGTGGCGGGCTGGTCGCGCGTGTTCGGCTCCAGCCTGTTCAACGAAGTGCGGGCGTCGTACAACAAGGTGCGTTCCGATGTCGTGCATCCGGCGTTTGGCATTGATGCCAACGCGGAATACGGGATCAAGGGCGTGCCCAAGGATCCCCGTTTCTACGGCGGCCTTCCGCACATGCCAGTCGCGCGCTTCGCGCGGCTGGGCGGCCCGTTCTTCCGCCCGCAGTTCCAGGACTCGCAGGTGTTCCAGGTGTCGGAGAACCTGACCTGGCAGAAGGGCAGCCACGCCCTGAAGGCCGGCGCCGAGTTCCGCCGCGACCTGCTCAACTACATTGACCTGCGCTCGCTCAATGGCGAGCTGGGCTTCAACGACGGCCGCTACACCGGCTTCGGCCTTGGCGACTTCCTGCTCGGCCTGTCGAGCACGCAGCGGCTGACCCTCTTCCACGAGCCTGATCTCTACGCCAACGGCTGGCAGTTCTACGTGCAAGACAGCTGGCGCGTGCGATCGGACCTCACCGTCACGGCGGGCGTGCGCTACGAGATGTTCACGCCGCTGCTCGACAAGCAGAACCTGCTGACCAACATCGAACCCGCGACCGGGCGCGTGTTCACCGCCAAGGACGGCAGCCTGTTCGATCGCGCCCTGGTTCACCCGGACCGCAACGACATCGCTCCGCGCGTGGGCGTGTCGTGGAGCGTGTCGCCGCGCCTCGTGGTTCGCGGCGGCTTCGGCATCTTCTACCAGCAGACCGACCGCTACGGCAGCGAGAGCCAGCTCGGATTGAACCTGCCGCAACTGGTGGATGCGTCGATCACCGCGAACTCGGCGAACGACGCGCCGGCCTTCACGTTTGCGCAGGGCTTTACCCCGCTCACGCCGGCGACCGTGAACCCGGCCATCGTGCAGTGGCGCATCCAGGATCCCAACCAGGACACGCCCATCGTGCGGCAGTTCAGCTTCGGTCCCGAGTTCCAGTTCGCCGGCAGCATGGTGGGAGCCATCGAGTACGTGGGCAACCGCACGCGCAACGGCCGGCGGCTGCGCAACCTCAACGAGGGCATCATCTCGGGCGGCACGGTGACCTTTCCGTACGCGCAGTACGGCTACGGCAGCGCCTATCTCGAGCAGATCGTGACCAACGGCCGCGCCGATTACGACGCGCTGCAGGCGCGGATGCAGCGGCGCATGAGCGGCGGGCTGTCGTACACCGTGGCCTACACGTGGAGCAAGGCGCAGGGCGACTTTCTCGATCACCTCAGCGCTGGCGGCGGCGCCGTCGGCAACGCTCCGGGCTCGACGTATGCCATGGAGAAGGACTACGGCCTGCTGGCCTTTGACATCCCTCACCGGCTGGTCACCAGCTTCATCTACGAACTGCCCTTCGGGCCGGGACGCCGGTTCGCCACGGCCGGCGTCGCCGGCGCCATTGTCGGCGGCTGGTCGGTCAACGGCATCCTGACGCTGAGCGACGGACGCCCCTTCACGGTGACCACCACCGATCAGGCGGGCACCGGGCCCGGCCGCATCGCGCGCGCCAACTGCGTGGGTGATGCGGTGCCCGACAGCTTCAACCAGACGCTGGCCTCATGGATGGATCCGGCGGCGTTTGCCGCCACCACGACGCGCACCTACGGCAACTGCGCCAACAACACCGTGCGCGGGCCCGGCTCGAAGTCGATGAACCTCTCGATCTTCCGATCGATCGCGTTCGGCGGTGAGAAGCGCGCCGAGCTCCGCGTGGAAACGTTCAACCTATTCAACTGGGTGAACTACGGCTTCCCGGCCGCCAACATCTCGAACCTCGGCACGTTCGGGCGCATTACCAGCTCGATTGGCGACCAGCGGGAGATCCAGCTGGCGCTGAAGTTCTACTTCTGA